Proteins co-encoded in one Nicotiana sylvestris chromosome 7, ASM39365v2, whole genome shotgun sequence genomic window:
- the LOC104218171 gene encoding ion channel DMI1-like yields MPDRDGAPNPNPNPDKPEKPPLLKKSKTIADKTPTVAHFPGPLLPTVRRVSSTPLSSPRFSSESNTYSAPSTSTSTSASTSVDANFGFGDRDYVYPSFLGPHTARSRVNVKSTSKSQRNQLELSKLPARSESMPLNLTSDEGGAKAEPKMKPKPKPKLKAERDLNALSIQVSNPASSSALSSESSTSANSSNARRASGHNSSWFLFLLKFVCTLSVSHTLYLQNEVSKLQEENVSLRRVCSHVDLASAGITELEEFNSLVYFGNADSRIVALYMVVFILVTPFVFYKYLDSLPRIIDLLKRKTTKKEEVPLKKRIAYMVDVCFSVYPYAKLLALLFATLFLIGYGALALYAVGDGSFTEALWLSWSFVADSGTHADMAGAGPRIVSVLITSGGMLIFAMMLGLVSDAISEKVDSLRKGKSEVIESNHILILGWSDKLGSLLKQLAIANKSIGGGVVVVLAERDKEEMEMDIAKLEFDFMGTSVICRSGSPLILADLKKVSVSKARGIIVLASDENADQSDARALRVVLSLTGVREGLRGHVVVEMSDLDNEPLVKLVGGELIETVVAHDVIGRLMIQCALQPGLAQIWEDILGFENAEFYIKRWPQLDGVPFEDVLVSFPDAIPCGVKVAADGGKIIINPDDRYVLKEGDEVLVIAEDDDTYAPGPLPEVNKGLFPRIADPPKYPERILFCGWRRDIDDMIMVLEALLAPGSELWMLNEVPEKDRERKLTDGGLDISGLENIKLVHHVGNAVIRRHLEGLPLETFDSILILADESVEDSIVHSDSRSLATLLLIRDIQSKRLPNKDSRSIPLRHSVFSQSSWIREMQQASDRSIIISEILDSRTRNLVSVSRISDYVLSNELVSMALAMVAEDKQINRVLEELFAEEGNELCIKPAEFYLYDQEELCFTDIMRRGRQRQEIVIGYRLAAAERAVINPAGKSEQRKWSLDDVFVVISSGK; encoded by the exons ATGCCCGACAGAGATGGagctccaaatccaaatccgaacccTGACAAGCCGGAGAAACCTCCCTTGCTCAAGAAATCGAAAACCATCGCCGACAAAACACCTACCGTCGCCCACTTCCCGGGCCCACTTTTACCCACCGTTCGTCGTGTCTCTTCTACTCCACTATCCTCCCCCCGCTTCTCCTCTGAATCTAATACATACTCCGCTCCTTCTACCTCCACATCAACTTCCGCATCCACGAGTGTTGATGCAAACTTCGGATTTGGTGATCGTGACTACGTTTATCCTTCTTTTCTGGGACCTCATactgctaggagtagagtcaacGTCAAGTCAACTTCCAAATCACAGAGGAATCAGCTGGAATTGTCGAAATTACCCGCTCGTAGCGAGTCTATGCCGTTGAATTTGACTAGTGACGAGGGTGGAGCTAAGGCTGAGCCGAAGatgaagccgaagccgaagccgaagctgaAAGCTGAGAGAGATTTGAATGCTTTGTCAATTCAAGTCTCGAATCCAGCTTCTTCTTCAGCTTTGTCATCAGAGTCTTCTACTTCAGCTAACTCCTCTAATGCTCGAAGAGCTTCTGGTCATAACAGTTCCTGGTTCCTTTTTTTG CTTAAATTTGTTTGTACATTATCAGTATCTCACACATTATATTTGCAGAATGAAGTCTCTAAGCTTCAG GAGGAGAATGTTAGTCTTCGCAGAGTTTGTAGCCATGTTGATCTTGCCAGTGCTGGTATCACAGAGCTAGAAGAATTTAATTCACTAGTGTATTTTGGGAATGCTGACAGTAGAATAGTTGCTCTGTACATGGTGGTTTTCATCCTCGTTACTCCTTTTGTATTTTACAAATATCTTGACTCTCTTCCGAGAATAATTGATCTCTTAAAGAGGAAAACTACCAAAAAGGAGGAGGTTCCATTGAAGAAAAGGATTGCTTACATGGTGGATGTGTGTTTCTCAGTTTACCCTTATGCAAAGCTGCTTGCACTTCTCTTTGCCACTCTCTTTCTAATTGGTTATGGAGCATTGGCACTTTATGCCGTTGGTGATGGCAGCTTTACTGAAGCTCTTTGGCTTTCTTGGAGCTTCGTAGCAGACTCTGGAACCCATGCTGATATGGCTGGTGCAGGGCCAAGGATAGTTTCAGTTTTGATAACCTCAGGAGGCATGctcatatttgctatgatgcTGGGGCTTGTTTCAGATGCTATTTCAGAAAAAGTGGATTCTTTACGGAAAGGAAAGAGTGAGGTGATTGAAAGTAATCACATTCTTATTCTTGGGTGGAGTGATAAATTG GGGTCACTTTTGAAGCAGCTAGCAATAGCAAACAAGAGCATTGGTGGTGGTGTTGTCGTTGTGCTTGCGGAAAGAGACAAAGAGGAGATGGAGATGGACATAGCAAAGTTAGAATTCGACTTCATGGGAACTTCAGTGATCTGCAGAAGTGGCAGTCCGCTAATACTTGCTGATTTGAAAAAG GTCTCAGTCTCGAAAGCACGTGGAATCATTGTCTTAGCATCTGATGAGAATGCTGATCAG agTGATGCACGTGCTTTAAGGGTTGTACTTAGCCTAACTGGAGTAAGAGAGGGGTTGAGAGGTCATGTTGTTGTGGAGATGAGTGATCTCGACAACGAACCGTTAGTGAAGCTTGTTGGTGGTGAACTTATTGAAACAGTTGTTGCTCATGATGTGATTGGGAGGTTGATGATACAATGCGCTTTGCAGCCTGGCCTTGCTCAG ATTTGGGAAGACATTTTGGGCTTTGAAAATGCAGAATTTTACATTAAACGGTGGCCTCAATTGGATGGTGTACCCTTTGAAGATGTACTGGTATCATTTCCAGATGCAATTCCCTGTGGAGTTAAGGTTGCTGCTGATGGGGGGAAGATTATCATAAATCCTGATGATAGATATGTTCTAAAAGAAGGTGATGAAGTCCTTGTCATAGCTGAAGATGATGATACCTATGCACCAGGTCCCTTGCCAGAG GTAAATAAAGGCCTATTCCCTAGGATAGCTGATCCTCCAAAATATCCAGAAAGAATCTTATTCTGTGGTTGGAGACGTGATATTGACGATATGATTATG GTGCTAGAGGCATTATTGGCTCCAGGGTCTGAATTATGGATGCTTAATGAGGTTCCTGAGAAAGATAGAGAAAGGAAGTTGACTGATGGGGGCCTTGATATCTCAGGACTGGAGAACATAAAACTTGTCCATCATGTGGGAAATGCAGTGATTAGACGTCATTTGGAGGGTCTTCCTTTGGAGACATTTGATTCG ATTCTGATTCTTGCAGATGAATCTGTTGAAGACTCCATTGTTCACTCTGATTCACGGTCTCTTGCCACCCTCCTCCTCATCCGAGATATCCAG TCGAAGCGTCTTCCTAATAAAGATTCTAGGTCGATTCCTCTACGGCATTCTGTGTTTTCTCAGAGCTCCTGGATTCGTGAAATGCAGCAGGCGTCAGACAGATCAATAATAATAAGTGAGATATTGGATTCTAGGACAAGAAATCTTGTTTCAGTCTCTCGAATAAGCGATTACGTGCTATCAAATGAACTGGTGAGCATGGCACTTGCAATGGTAGCAGAAGACAAACAGATTAATCGTGTGCTAGAAGAATTGTTTGCGGAAGAG GGAAATGAATTATGCATTAAGCCAGCAGAGTTCTATCTGTATGACCAGGAAGAACTCTGCTTCACTGATATCATGAGAAGGGGTCGTCAAAGACAAGAGATAGTGATTGGATACCGCCTTGCAGCTGCAGAGCGTGCTGTGATTAATCCAGCAGGCAAGTCAGAGCAACGCAAGTGGTCCCTTGATGATGTTTTTGTGGTTATTTCCTCGGGTAAGTGA